A segment of the Xenopus tropicalis strain Nigerian chromosome 6, UCB_Xtro_10.0, whole genome shotgun sequence genome:
TCGGGAGAAGCTCTTGCCGCAttctgtgcaagtgaatggtttctccccggtgtgaaccATCTGATGGTTGCGAAGATCAGCTCTGATGGAAAAGCCTTTCCCGCACGTGGCGCATAGGAAAGATCTCTCCCCCGAGTGAATCTGCCAGTGCCTGAGAAGTTTGTTCTTTTCCGTGAATCTTCGCCCGCATTCTGTGCACGAGAAAGGTTtatcccctgtgtgagttttctGATGCCCTTGAAGGTTGCTCTTTCGTGCAAACCTTTTCCCACATTCGGAGCACGCGAATGGCTTTTCTCCTGTGTGAGTCACTTGATGAGTCTGAAGATGAACCTTGAGAGAAAAGCTTTTCCCACAGATCGTGCACGTGaaaggtttctctcctgtgtgaactcTCCAGTGTTTCAGGAGTTTGCTCTTTTCAGAGAAGCTTTTGCCACATTCGATACAGGCGAATGGTTTCTCTCCGGTATGAATCATCTGGTGGCTCATAAGGCTAATCTTGTGAAAAAAGCTCTTCCCACATGTAGTGCACGTGTAAGGTTTCACCCCTGAGTGGATTTTCCGGTGACTGTAAATGTGGCTCTTCTGAGAGAAACTTTTCCCACAGTCTGTACATTTGTAAGGTTtatcccctgtgtgagtttgtTTGTGGATCTGAAGATAATGCTTGCGAGAGAAGCTCTTCCCGCATTCTGTGCAGGtgtatggtttctcccctgtgtggatcaTCTGATGGTTCATAAGGCTGCACTTAtgagagaagcttttcccacaaaCTATACACAAAAAAcatttctcccctgtgtgaattttttggtgaCTGCAAAGATGGCTCTTCTGAGAGAAGTATTTCCCGCATTCtatgcacatgaatggtttctccccagtgtgaataGCCTGGTGTTTGACAAGGGTGATCTTCTGAGTGAAGTTCTTCCCGCATTCTGCGcatgtgaatggtttctcccctgtgtgagttttctGATGCCGTTGGAGATGGGTCTTTTgagagaaacatttcccacattctgggcaCGAGaaaggtttctctcctgtgtgaatttGCTGGTGGTTGTGAGAAGCACAAAGGTGAGTGAGAAGATCACTACTGGctgagaaacatttcccacatttgcTGCAGATAAAACCGGATCCGTTAGCACTTGCTGAGTCATCCTCATCTCTTGTTCCAGACTCTGCTCTAGTCTGTACTCTGTCCCCTAGAATTACTTCACTCGCCTCCGACCACTCCTTTAACCTTTCCAAGGAATCCTCATGTTCCTCTTCTTGTGAGCCCCGCAAGTCTATCCAGGTTCTGGTTTCATCAGGCAAACGGCTGGCTAAGGAAAGATAAGGCAAGTATCAGAACTGAAATTAGAATTATCTTacagctgcattatgggaaactTATTAGAACTGGGCATGCTGGGCAATAGTTAACAGGTCTCTTTCATGACTAAAAAAATATACCAAACTGAAATGTATTCAGCTAGAACTTCTTGTGCACGTGGTACTGGGGGAGCTGCTATGCACACACACTCTCTGCACGTGTCAGACCCCCAGTACTTCTATCCTCACTAGAAGCCCCTTGAGACCCGAGCACCAAACAAAACGCGCTGTGCATGAAGCATTATGTGTGAAAGCAAAATGAAGAACTTCCTCTCCAACACCTCTCTGTGCCCGTAGTTTTGCTTTCTGGTACCTGGAATCACTACCCCAGTAACAGTAACCAAGTTACTGTTAAGGGGGACATATTGtgagaaaaacaaatatatgaatataaatatatgaaaaagtacCGTTTCAGGCTaattttattgagaaatttctccaacccctcccccccccacacacaattcTTCTCTGTGTTGTTGGGGTCTTGTTTGCTtctacaaagtttaaaaaaaaaaaaaaaaaggcatgaaTATCCATGAAACTGAAAGAAAAATTCCTTACCCCCAACGGCCAAGATTTCCATTGGGTTCAGATCATCTTCAGACTCAGGCTCTTCTTCCTTTatctttatctgtaatatttccAATTCCTCTTCAGGGGaagctgccagtaagggagagacagggccgtgtaaagcttggagtaagggagagacaggaccgtgtaaagctgggagtaagggagagacagggccgcgtaaagctgggagtaagggagagacagggccgcgtaaagctgggagtaagggagagacagggccgcgtaaagctgggagtaagggagagacagggccgtgtaaagctgggagtaagggagagacagggccgtgtaaagctgggagtaagggagagacagggccgtgtaaagctgggagtaagggagagacagggccgtgtaaagctgggagtaagggagagacagggccgtgtaaagctgggagtaagggagagacatggccgtgtaaagctgggagtaagggagagacagggccgtgtaaagctgggagtaagggagagacagggccgtgtaaagctgggagtaagggagagacagggccgtgtaaagctgggagtaagggagagacagggccgtgtaaagctgggagtaaggaagagacagggccgtgtaaagctgggagtaagggagagacaggggcgtgtaaagctgggagtaagggagagacagggccgtgtaaagctgggagtaagggagagacagggccgtgtaaagctgggagtaagggagagacagggccgtgtaaagctgggagtaagggagagacagggccgtgtaaagctgccagtaagggagagacagggcggtgtaaagctgggagtaagggagagacagggctgtgtaaagctgggagtaagggagagacagggccgtgtaaagctgccagtaagggagagacagggccgtgtaaagctgggagtaagggagagacagggcggtgtaaagctgggagtaagggagagacagggccgtgtaaagctgggagtaagggagagacagggccgtgtaaagctgccagtaagggagagacagggcggtgtaaagctgggagtaaggaagagacagggccgcgtaaagctgggagtaagggagagacagggccgcgtaaagctgggagtaagggagagacagggccgtgtaaagctgccagtaagggagagacagggcggtgtaaagctgggagtaagggagagacagggccgtgtaaagctgggagtaagggagagacagggccgtgtaaagctgggagtaagggagagacagggccgtgtaaagctgggagtaagggagagacagggccgtgtaaagctgggagtaagggagagacagggccgtgtaaagctgccagtaagggagagacagggccgtgtaaacctgggagtaagggagagacagggccgtgtaaagctgggagtaagggagagacaggaacgtgtaaagctgggagtaagggagagacaggaacgtgtaaagctgggagtaagggagagacagggccgcgtaaagctgggagtaaagatggccatacacttaaaAATCCAGCCATTTGGGAGGTTGCCtaacaagcggatctttccccaGTAAACCCATATTGATCAGATAAGGGAGTGCCTTGTGTTAGATCAGAAATACTTCATACAGGCTTTATAGGGGTTATAGGCAAATCTTTTTAAGAAACAGAAGCTGCTCATTCTTCTGGCACCTAATGAGCCTCAGGCACAGCTGTACCTTACCACCCCTCTGAATTCAAATAACTCACCGGCCCCAGAATCTGAATCCACTTCTCTCTTGATTGCAggcagaggctcctcagtgtccgactcttcattctcccatttcccctctaacctccttggttccatctctggagaacctgacagcaaggaacagaaacccaccatataaagctgcctgtggggctgcgcttgggccccccctctgatattagtgcaataaatacatgttgtacagggaggggtttatccaatcagtaaactgcccctctctatcagcccctgcagcgggattaacccccagtcccacagccgcccctctctatcagcccctgcagcgggattaacccccagtcccacagccgcccctctctatcagcccctgcagcgggattaacccccagtcccacagccgcccctctctatcggcccctgcagcgggattaacccccagtcccacagccgcccctctctatcggcccctgcagcgggattaacccccagtcccacagccgcccctctctattggcccctgcagcaggattaacccccagtcccacagccgcccctctctatcagcccctgcagcgggattaacccccagtcccacagccgcccctctctattggcccctgcagcaggattaacccccagtcccacagccgcccctctctatcggcccctgcagcgggattaacccccagtcccacagccgcccctctctatcggcccctgcagcgggattaacccccagtcccacagccgcccctctctatcggcccctgcagcgggattaacccccagtcccacagccgcccctctctatcagcccctgcagcgggattaacccccagtcccacagccgcccctctctatcagcccctgcagcgggattaacccccagtcccacagccgcccctctctatcagcccctgcagcgggattaacccccagtcccacagccgcccctctctattggcccctgcagcgggattaacccccagtcccacagccgcccctctctatcagcccctgcagcgggattaacccccagtcccacagccgcccctctctatcggcccctgcagcgggattaacccccagtcccacagacagtgcagggaggaggaggaggaggaggaggaggaggagggaaaagcacttacccagtagcccaggctggagatgtgagtgcaggggagggaCAATGTCAGGGACACAGGGGAAGGGAGTAGCAGGACACAATTCCTCACATCTCAGCTTTCTATGCTGCTCTGTATTCAGGCCAGGATAGCATTGATAACTTTCAGACCGCCCCTTGGGGAGGTACTTCCGTCCCCTGTAGATGATGTAGCACGTTGGGTCGCTCCCTTAGGCTCAGTACCAATTAAAAAGCTGCTTTTATTCCACACTTGTCTCTACTAGAGAGTGGCGTCGCCATTTTATTGGTGGGCACAGCCGCTGGGTTGTTTTGTTAGTTCTGACAGGAATATAGAGAAGCCAGAGAGCATTGTGGGACTGTCAAACCCAAGCGGTGTCCACTCCCGTAGgaacacaaatataaacaaactGTGTCTAAAAGGCACCGTGTTATAAAGGGCATTGAGGTTTGTCTGTGAGAGGGGTAACGGGTCACATTCAGTTAGAATTGTGTCACAGGGGTTTCCCCAGCCCGACTCCTCCCCTTATCCAGACTCCTCCCCTCATGTCTGTGCCAATTAGCTAGTTGCAGCTGTAGGGGCTGCCTGGGGATCAGCACTCGGTCCCTG
Coding sequences within it:
- the LOC100487319 gene encoding gastrula zinc finger protein XlCGF57.1-like; translated protein: MEPRRLEGKWENEESDTEEPLPAIKREVDSDSGAALHGPVSPLLAASPEEELEILQIKIKEEEPESEDDLNPMEILAVGASRLPDETRTWIDLRGSQEEEHEDSLERLKEWSEASEVILGDRVQTRAESGTRDEDDSASANGSGFICSKCGKCFSASSDLLTHLCASHNHQQIHTGEKPFSCPECGKCFSQKTHLQRHQKTHTGEKPFTCAECGKNFTQKITLVKHQAIHTGEKPFMCIECGKYFSQKSHLCSHQKIHTGEKCFLCIVCGKSFSHKCSLMNHQMIHTGEKPYTCTECGKSFSRKHYLQIHKQTHTGDKPYKCTDCGKSFSQKSHIYSHRKIHSGVKPYTCTTCGKSFFHKISLMSHQMIHTGEKPFACIECGKSFSEKSKLLKHWRVHTGEKPFTCTICGKSFSLKVHLQTHQVTHTGEKPFACSECGKRFARKSNLQGHQKTHTGDKPFSCTECGRRFTEKNKLLRHWQIHSGERSFLCATCGKGFSIRADLRNHQMVHTGEKPFTCTECGKSFSRKSILQGHRKTHTGEKPFACTECGKCFSASGILVRHQRVHTGEKPFICAECGGCFSQKSILLRHQKTHAK